The Rhopalosiphum maidis isolate BTI-1 chromosome 1, ASM367621v3, whole genome shotgun sequence genome has a segment encoding these proteins:
- the LOC113560534 gene encoding uncharacterized protein LOC113560534 isoform X1 → MEVIPLIRSSATGSEASKGDNGIKRHVQEWSRLDRLTGILEHARVEADQWTNHTANTKHKYGKVVDRRARNLADGSKEETQQTKQLEVFQAHTAGCSVQVIRSQTSTTSSWHNSSAGSNAFQWPSSIFDKKDNQFDQLRLEHSPLDVSSQKSKATVGRSGSISTRRPPTRRPQAVTSQLPKIESIDSTDTMETSSSLNENVEESVSTNLNRLKSCSNDEIRSDINESDEPLDRSSRFRRSLQFAQSKNIESNHKVAGELENVLKKVLGKKLQVVDRDIEDEYSLIKPASPLKKPTFITVESLKKTKNNLRHLNEDKDKDDDGIETDVKPTGDSRSLDYRGSALTRTEEWYNRRKSYGFEKVTTSDHSGKYATDPSAMDSSTDSGICRSTENGLSNSSRQSSVDRESIADLVKKYSNKEINNNTQVHAYNTTVVAKGKILEAINSLRSKSSAYFDVVKPSDTISESTENDESEKEQVYMRRLSVGMDMAMDKNVNRDEVPKRHSIAVVSEVADREPGVDKKNGNKKVEFCRTEVHFDATPGKINIVDMEDKPAPAQLYRPKKRYNRPPEKSSHGLPEYRFGDDVHNDVILQINGTGNQNGGNSGNECPTTEDETTDTSNSMPKGILKRQQLQQQQQPQHQQQSQHQQQQQNIADNSGGVASDNGIEVRISSTESTPVDCRRASWSVADRVKQVEAVGFSTRVNFTEGETTAVGFDPANPRKQRYSYNGSASPVWYQNNGNNPSATADTSAKCHEKLLVRIGGGACNATVKPNAQAAADLCAFSRCFSDQTTGNHLPLSSASLVMNTKFRTTTEQPSTYLEEMNTKVLGRFQKAVSTSWPRYGHKTYPTPATRKHNVLKSCADIKRDRAANGMPDVIGALDDLSKSIDAQIVDRSADRHHVTLIKVRQPCDEIHGRLEYAKDLMSTDETSEESLKADEEVRSYMAADCVNEDDRLPECKNLKKLISTVKKNITQSQCSQDNRLKKTDVKTYESTLVVPNVTSVLLNHEKQLEPERSQFQPVSVNTPQVSHVVKHQFEDSLQKQPSKRVPVKIVQDNRKCKPKTDAPITKMCATVSLKQVPMTVQPKPVQCNENKKKPTEKKESIYGNIGYRANSLRVKDKPASNKQAQDLFNTGRDSWLNMPKDLGPKLNKSKATTYKCRVSRKETVDSEVSVLEELNRAADEILKAVNGYTDDESQILNDAGDNKPKTNFDHSEAKLKNKKKAARLLQRANSREALLHLDEVSSSDEDAADEVQRVKPKMQRKTKAQTQTTANSVATKTTASFTKKIQSRSQNVTKTNVQHKVHPTYYGNVSSCTQTPMKFRNKPSESLAKQIVVDQKDTKGRYQCKITARTFNSKKLKGSVEENKNSIKGC, encoded by the exons ATGGAGGTTATTCCTCTGATAAGGAGTTCAGCCACCGGTTCGGAGGCGTCCAAAGGTGATAACGGCATTAAAAGACATGTACAAGAATGGTCGAGACTCGACAGATTGACCGGAATCTTGGAGCACGCCAGAGTCGAAGCGGACCAATGGACCAATCACACTGCCAACACTAAACACAAATATGGaaag GTGGTAGACAGACGCGCCAGGAATCTCGCCGACGGCAGTAAAGAAGAGACGCAACAGACCAAACAGCTGGAAGTGTTTCAAGCTCACACTGCCGGATGCTCGGTACAAGTAATCAGATCTCAAACAAGTACCACCAGTTCGTGGCACAATTCTAGT GCTGGTTCGAATGCATTCCAATGGCCGTCTTCGATATTCGACAAAAAAGACAATCAGTTTGATCAATTACGT tTGGAACACAGTCCTTTAGATGTGAGTTCACAAAAAAGTAAAGCAACCGTAGGTCGTAGTGGATCAATTAGCACTAGACGACCACCTACTCGTAGACCACAAGCTGTTACATCGCAATTACCGAAAATAGAGAGTATTGACTCCACAGACACAATGGAAACGTCAAGTAGCCTAAATGAAAATGTCGAAGAATCGGTTTCAACAAATCTAAACCGGCTAAAAAGTTGTTCTAACGATGAAATACGTAGTGACATCAATGAATCGGATGAACCGCTGGACCGATCTTCCAGATTTCGAAGATCGTTACAGTTTGCACAGTCTAAAAACATAGAATCCAATCACAAAGTTGCCGGAgaattagaaaatgtattaaaaaaggtTCTAGGTAAAAAATTGCAGGTGGTAGACAGGGATATCGAGGACGAGTATTCATTGATAAAACCTGCATCTCCGTTGAAAAAACCTACTTTCATAACGGTAGAGAGCcttaagaaaacaaaaaacaacttACGACACTTGAACGAGGACAAGGATAAGGACGACGACGGAATAGAGACGGACGTGAAACCCACGGGAGATTCGAGGAGCTTAGACTATAGGGGTTCAGCACTAACTCGCACTGAAGAGTGGTATAACAGACGAAAATCATATGGATTCGAGAAGGTGACTACGTCGGACCACAGCGGTAAGTACGCCACAGATCCATCGGCAATGGATTCGTCGACAGACAGTGGTATTTGCCGCTCAACCGAAAACGGACTATCAAACTCAAGCAGACAGTCGTCAGTCGATCGCGAATCTATTGCCGATCTCGTCAAGAAGTATTCAAACAAAGAGATCAACAACAATACTCAGGTGCATGCCTACAACACGACTGTAGTCGCCAAAGGAAAGATCCTTGAAGCTATTAATAGCTTAAGGTCCAAATCGAGTGCTTATTTCGATGTCGTCAAACCTAGCGATACCATTTCGGAATCCACGGAAAACGACGAAAGCGAAAAAGAACag GTGTACATGAGACGACTGTCGGTTGGTATGGATATGGCGATggataaaaatgtcaatagaGACGAAGTACCAAAACGTCATTCAATAGCAGTAGTAAGCGAAGTGGCAGACAGAGAACCCGGCGTCGACAAGAAGAACGGCAACAAGAAAGTAGAATTCTGCAGAACCGAGGTACACTTCGATGCGACTCCGGGAAAGATAAACATCGTCGACATGGAAGACAAACCCGCCCCAGCTCAACTATATCGACCTAAAAAGAG ATATAACCGTCCGCCCGAGAAGAGTAGCCACGGGCTTCCTGAATACCGTTTCGGAGATGACGTGCACAACGACGTTATCTTACAGATCAACGGAACCGGAAACCAAAACGGAGGAAACAGTGGTAACGAGTGTCCAACAACGGAAGACGAAACCACAGACACCAGCAATAGTATGCCAAAAGGCATATTGAAGCGGCAACAGCtgcagcaacagcaacagccGCAGCATCAGCAACAGTCACAGCACCAACAGCAACAACAGAACATAGCCGATAATTCCGGTGGGGTGGCGTCCGACAACGGCATCGAAGTGAGGATCTCCTCGACGGAATCTACGCCCGTAGACTGTAGACGAGCGTCCTGGTCTGTGGCCGACAGGGTGAAACAGGTAGAAGCTGTAGGATTCTCGACCCGAGTGAACTTCACCGAGGGCGAAACAACGGCTGTGGGCTTCGACCCGGCCAATCCTAGGAAACAGCGATACTCGTACAACGGATCGGCTTCGCCGGTTTGGTACCAGAACAATGGCAACAATCCGTCGGCTACCGCAG ATACTTCGGCGAAGTGCCACGAGAAACTGTTGGTGCGAATCGGCGGCGGTGCGTGCAACGCAACAGTCAAACCGAACGCACAGGCCGCCGCCGACCTGTGCGCGTTCTCCCGGTGCTTCAGCGACCAGACGACGGGCAATCACCTACCGCTCTCGTCCGCGTCGCTGGTGATGAACACCAAGTTCCGGACGACCACCGAACAGCCCAGCACGTACCTGGAAGAGATGAACACCAAGGTGCTTGGCCGGTTCCAGAAAGCCGTCAGCACGTCGTGGCCGCGGTATGGCCACAAGACCTACCCGACGCCGGCCACTAGAAAGCACAACGTGCTGAAGAGCTGCGCGGACATCAAGCGCGACAGGGCCGCAAACGGCATGCCCGACGTGATCGGCGCTTTGGACGACCTGAGCAAGAGCATCGACGCGCAGATCGTGGACCGCTCCGCCGACCGGCATCACGTGACGCTGATCAAGGTGCGACAGCCGTGCGATGAAATCCACGGCCGGCTGGAATACGCCAAAGATCTCATGAGCACAGACGAGACTAGCGAGGAGAGTTTAAAGGCTGACGAGGAAGTGAGGTCATACATGGCCGCCGACTGCGTAAATGAAGACGACCGTCTACCAGAATgcaaaaatctcaaaaaactCATAtctactgtaaaaaaaaatatcacacaaTCACAATGTTCTCAAG ATAATCGTCTAAAAAAAACGGACGTAAAAACGTACGAGTCGACATTGGTGGTGCCAAACGTCACTTCGGTGTTGTTGAATCACGAGAAACAGTTGGAACCCGAACGTTCTCAGTTCCAACCCGTGAGTGTGAATACCCCACAAGTGTCACACGTAGTGAAACACCAGTTTGAAGATTCGCTCCAAAAACAGCCCAGCAAACGAGTGCCGGTAAAAATCGTACAAGACAATCGCAAGTGCAAGCCAAAAACGGATGCGCCCATTACCAAAATGTGTGCAACCGTGTCTTTGAAACAG GTTCCTATGACAGTGCAGCCCAAACCAGTGCAGTGTAacgagaataaaaaaaaacccaccGAAAAGAAGGAGTCGATATACGGCAATATCGGGTACCGTGCCAACAGTCTCAGAGTCAAAGACAAACCGGCCTCGAACAAACAGGCACAAGACTTGTTCAACACGGGCAGAGACAGCTGGCTTAATATGCCCAAAGACTTGGGTCCCAAACTCAACAAGTCTAAGGCGACCACTTACAAATGTCGCGTCAGTCGGAAGGAGACGGTGGACTCGGAGGTTTCGGTATTGGAAGAACTGAACCGGGCCGCCGATGAAATACTGAAAGCCGTCAACGGGTATACGGACGACGAGTCACAAATACTGAACGATGCCGGTGATAACAAGCCGAAAACGAATTTCGACCACTCGGAGGCGaaactcaaaaacaaaaagaaaGCGGCTCGACTTTTGCAGCGAGCAAACAGCAGAGAAGCGCTGTTGCACCTGGACGAGGTCAGTTCGTCGGACGAGGACGCTGCAGATGAAGTTCAAAGGGTAAAACCAAAAATGCAAAGGAAAACTAAGGCCCAGACACAGACCACCGCCAACAGTGTCGCCACTAAAACCACAGCaagttttacaaaaaa aattcaAAGTCGTTCACAAAACGTAACGAAAACTAATGTACAGCACAAAGTCCATCCGACGTATTACGGAAACGTGTCGAGTTGTACGCAGACGCCGATGAAATTCCGCAACAAGCCTTCAGAATCTTTGGCGAAAC AAATCGTCGTCGATCAAAAGGACACTAAAGGAAGGTATCAATGCAAGATAACGGCAAGAACTTTTAATTCTAA GAAACTCAAAGGTTCAGTCGAAGAAAACAAAAACTCTATCAAAggatgttaa
- the LOC113560534 gene encoding uncharacterized protein LOC113560534 isoform X3, translated as MEVIPLIRSSATGSEASKGDNGIKRHVQEWSRLDRLTGILEHARVEADQWTNHTANTKHKYGKVVDRRARNLADGSKEETQQTKQLEVFQAHTAGCSVQVIRSQTSTTSSWHNSSAGSNAFQWPSSIFDKKDNQFDQLRLEHSPLDVSSQKSKATVGRSGSISTRRPPTRRPQAVTSQLPKIESIDSTDTMETSSSLNENVEESVSTNLNRLKSCSNDEIRSDINESDEPLDRSSRFRRSLQFAQSKNIESNHKVAGELENVLKKVLGKKLQVVDRDIEDEYSLIKPASPLKKPTFITVESLKKTKNNLRHLNEDKDKDDDGIETDVKPTGDSRSLDYRGSALTRTEEWYNRRKSYGFEKVTTSDHSGKYATDPSAMDSSTDSGICRSTENGLSNSSRQSSVDRESIADLVKKYSNKEINNNTQVHAYNTTVVAKGKILEAINSLRSKSSAYFDVVKPSDTISESTENDESEKEQVYMRRLSVGMDMAMDKNVNRDEVPKRHSIAVVSEVADREPGVDKKNGNKKVEFCRTEVHFDATPGKINIVDMEDKPAPAQLYRPKKRYNRPPEKSSHGLPEYRFGDDVHNDVILQINGTGNQNGGNSGNECPTTEDETTDTSNSMPKGILKRQQLQQQQQPQHQQQSQHQQQQQNIADNSGGVASDNGIEVRISSTESTPVDCRRASWSVADRVKQVEAVGFSTRVNFTEGETTAVGFDPANPRKQRYSYNGSASPVWYQNNGNNPSATADNRLKKTDVKTYESTLVVPNVTSVLLNHEKQLEPERSQFQPVSVNTPQVSHVVKHQFEDSLQKQPSKRVPVKIVQDNRKCKPKTDAPITKMCATVSLKQVPMTVQPKPVQCNENKKKPTEKKESIYGNIGYRANSLRVKDKPASNKQAQDLFNTGRDSWLNMPKDLGPKLNKSKATTYKCRVSRKETVDSEVSVLEELNRAADEILKAVNGYTDDESQILNDAGDNKPKTNFDHSEAKLKNKKKAARLLQRANSREALLHLDEVSSSDEDAADEVQRVKPKMQRKTKAQTQTTANSVATKTTASFTKKIQSRSQNVTKTNVQHKVHPTYYGNVSSCTQTPMKFRNKPSESLAKQIVVDQKDTKGRYQCKITARTFNSKKLKGSVEENKNSIKGC; from the exons ATGGAGGTTATTCCTCTGATAAGGAGTTCAGCCACCGGTTCGGAGGCGTCCAAAGGTGATAACGGCATTAAAAGACATGTACAAGAATGGTCGAGACTCGACAGATTGACCGGAATCTTGGAGCACGCCAGAGTCGAAGCGGACCAATGGACCAATCACACTGCCAACACTAAACACAAATATGGaaag GTGGTAGACAGACGCGCCAGGAATCTCGCCGACGGCAGTAAAGAAGAGACGCAACAGACCAAACAGCTGGAAGTGTTTCAAGCTCACACTGCCGGATGCTCGGTACAAGTAATCAGATCTCAAACAAGTACCACCAGTTCGTGGCACAATTCTAGT GCTGGTTCGAATGCATTCCAATGGCCGTCTTCGATATTCGACAAAAAAGACAATCAGTTTGATCAATTACGT tTGGAACACAGTCCTTTAGATGTGAGTTCACAAAAAAGTAAAGCAACCGTAGGTCGTAGTGGATCAATTAGCACTAGACGACCACCTACTCGTAGACCACAAGCTGTTACATCGCAATTACCGAAAATAGAGAGTATTGACTCCACAGACACAATGGAAACGTCAAGTAGCCTAAATGAAAATGTCGAAGAATCGGTTTCAACAAATCTAAACCGGCTAAAAAGTTGTTCTAACGATGAAATACGTAGTGACATCAATGAATCGGATGAACCGCTGGACCGATCTTCCAGATTTCGAAGATCGTTACAGTTTGCACAGTCTAAAAACATAGAATCCAATCACAAAGTTGCCGGAgaattagaaaatgtattaaaaaaggtTCTAGGTAAAAAATTGCAGGTGGTAGACAGGGATATCGAGGACGAGTATTCATTGATAAAACCTGCATCTCCGTTGAAAAAACCTACTTTCATAACGGTAGAGAGCcttaagaaaacaaaaaacaacttACGACACTTGAACGAGGACAAGGATAAGGACGACGACGGAATAGAGACGGACGTGAAACCCACGGGAGATTCGAGGAGCTTAGACTATAGGGGTTCAGCACTAACTCGCACTGAAGAGTGGTATAACAGACGAAAATCATATGGATTCGAGAAGGTGACTACGTCGGACCACAGCGGTAAGTACGCCACAGATCCATCGGCAATGGATTCGTCGACAGACAGTGGTATTTGCCGCTCAACCGAAAACGGACTATCAAACTCAAGCAGACAGTCGTCAGTCGATCGCGAATCTATTGCCGATCTCGTCAAGAAGTATTCAAACAAAGAGATCAACAACAATACTCAGGTGCATGCCTACAACACGACTGTAGTCGCCAAAGGAAAGATCCTTGAAGCTATTAATAGCTTAAGGTCCAAATCGAGTGCTTATTTCGATGTCGTCAAACCTAGCGATACCATTTCGGAATCCACGGAAAACGACGAAAGCGAAAAAGAACag GTGTACATGAGACGACTGTCGGTTGGTATGGATATGGCGATggataaaaatgtcaatagaGACGAAGTACCAAAACGTCATTCAATAGCAGTAGTAAGCGAAGTGGCAGACAGAGAACCCGGCGTCGACAAGAAGAACGGCAACAAGAAAGTAGAATTCTGCAGAACCGAGGTACACTTCGATGCGACTCCGGGAAAGATAAACATCGTCGACATGGAAGACAAACCCGCCCCAGCTCAACTATATCGACCTAAAAAGAG ATATAACCGTCCGCCCGAGAAGAGTAGCCACGGGCTTCCTGAATACCGTTTCGGAGATGACGTGCACAACGACGTTATCTTACAGATCAACGGAACCGGAAACCAAAACGGAGGAAACAGTGGTAACGAGTGTCCAACAACGGAAGACGAAACCACAGACACCAGCAATAGTATGCCAAAAGGCATATTGAAGCGGCAACAGCtgcagcaacagcaacagccGCAGCATCAGCAACAGTCACAGCACCAACAGCAACAACAGAACATAGCCGATAATTCCGGTGGGGTGGCGTCCGACAACGGCATCGAAGTGAGGATCTCCTCGACGGAATCTACGCCCGTAGACTGTAGACGAGCGTCCTGGTCTGTGGCCGACAGGGTGAAACAGGTAGAAGCTGTAGGATTCTCGACCCGAGTGAACTTCACCGAGGGCGAAACAACGGCTGTGGGCTTCGACCCGGCCAATCCTAGGAAACAGCGATACTCGTACAACGGATCGGCTTCGCCGGTTTGGTACCAGAACAATGGCAACAATCCGTCGGCTACCGCAG ATAATCGTCTAAAAAAAACGGACGTAAAAACGTACGAGTCGACATTGGTGGTGCCAAACGTCACTTCGGTGTTGTTGAATCACGAGAAACAGTTGGAACCCGAACGTTCTCAGTTCCAACCCGTGAGTGTGAATACCCCACAAGTGTCACACGTAGTGAAACACCAGTTTGAAGATTCGCTCCAAAAACAGCCCAGCAAACGAGTGCCGGTAAAAATCGTACAAGACAATCGCAAGTGCAAGCCAAAAACGGATGCGCCCATTACCAAAATGTGTGCAACCGTGTCTTTGAAACAG GTTCCTATGACAGTGCAGCCCAAACCAGTGCAGTGTAacgagaataaaaaaaaacccaccGAAAAGAAGGAGTCGATATACGGCAATATCGGGTACCGTGCCAACAGTCTCAGAGTCAAAGACAAACCGGCCTCGAACAAACAGGCACAAGACTTGTTCAACACGGGCAGAGACAGCTGGCTTAATATGCCCAAAGACTTGGGTCCCAAACTCAACAAGTCTAAGGCGACCACTTACAAATGTCGCGTCAGTCGGAAGGAGACGGTGGACTCGGAGGTTTCGGTATTGGAAGAACTGAACCGGGCCGCCGATGAAATACTGAAAGCCGTCAACGGGTATACGGACGACGAGTCACAAATACTGAACGATGCCGGTGATAACAAGCCGAAAACGAATTTCGACCACTCGGAGGCGaaactcaaaaacaaaaagaaaGCGGCTCGACTTTTGCAGCGAGCAAACAGCAGAGAAGCGCTGTTGCACCTGGACGAGGTCAGTTCGTCGGACGAGGACGCTGCAGATGAAGTTCAAAGGGTAAAACCAAAAATGCAAAGGAAAACTAAGGCCCAGACACAGACCACCGCCAACAGTGTCGCCACTAAAACCACAGCaagttttacaaaaaa aattcaAAGTCGTTCACAAAACGTAACGAAAACTAATGTACAGCACAAAGTCCATCCGACGTATTACGGAAACGTGTCGAGTTGTACGCAGACGCCGATGAAATTCCGCAACAAGCCTTCAGAATCTTTGGCGAAAC AAATCGTCGTCGATCAAAAGGACACTAAAGGAAGGTATCAATGCAAGATAACGGCAAGAACTTTTAATTCTAA GAAACTCAAAGGTTCAGTCGAAGAAAACAAAAACTCTATCAAAggatgttaa